The following are from one region of the Streptomyces fradiae genome:
- a CDS encoding DMT family transporter, which yields MRNETSANQARGNIELTAAMVLSGTLGVFVVESGASPFDVVFFRCVFGALALGVYSLARGFFTGHGFTAKKLGLAALGGAFIVFNWVFLFEAYEATSISFATVVYHTQPFFLVVLGAAVLRERISAGKLGWLAVAFAGLVLVSGIRPGDTASLKGLGFALAAAVLYALSTIVTKRISGVRPHLIALVQVTTGIPLLLPFADFGEAARLGAGWGWLVGLGIVHTGVMYVLMYAAYAKLPTARIAVLAFTYPAVAMGVDWAVYGHHIGLVQALGVPLIVLASLRVTLAKAPQTPQAPQTPATPQAPATPRARAAAPAPRTAAHAPAAASPAATRSA from the coding sequence ATGAGAAACGAGACCAGCGCGAACCAGGCCAGGGGAAACATCGAACTGACCGCCGCCATGGTGCTCTCCGGCACCCTCGGCGTCTTCGTCGTCGAGTCGGGGGCCTCCCCGTTCGACGTCGTCTTCTTCCGGTGCGTCTTCGGGGCCCTCGCCCTCGGCGTCTACAGCCTGGCGCGCGGCTTCTTCACCGGCCACGGGTTCACCGCGAAGAAGCTCGGGCTCGCGGCGCTCGGCGGGGCGTTCATCGTCTTCAACTGGGTGTTCCTCTTCGAGGCGTACGAGGCCACCTCGATCTCCTTCGCCACCGTCGTCTACCACACCCAGCCGTTCTTCCTGGTGGTCCTCGGCGCGGCCGTGCTGCGCGAGCGGATCAGCGCCGGGAAGCTCGGCTGGCTCGCCGTCGCCTTCGCCGGCCTCGTCCTCGTCTCGGGCATCCGGCCCGGGGACACGGCGTCGCTGAAGGGCCTCGGGTTCGCGCTCGCCGCCGCCGTGCTCTACGCCCTGTCGACGATCGTGACCAAGCGGATCAGCGGCGTGCGGCCCCACCTCATCGCCCTCGTGCAGGTCACCACCGGCATCCCGCTGCTCCTGCCCTTCGCCGACTTCGGCGAGGCCGCGCGGCTCGGTGCCGGCTGGGGCTGGCTGGTCGGGCTCGGGATCGTCCATACCGGGGTGATGTACGTCCTGATGTACGCGGCGTACGCCAAGCTGCCCACCGCCCGGATCGCGGTGCTCGCCTTCACCTACCCGGCCGTCGCGATGGGCGTCGACTGGGCCGTGTACGGGCACCACATCGGGCTCGTCCAGGCGCTCGGCGTCCCGCTGATCGTGCTCGCCAGCCTCAGGGTGACTCTGGCGAAGGCCCCGCAGACTCCCCAGGCCCCGCAGACCCCCGCGACCCCCCAGGCCCCGGCGACTCCTCGCGCACGAGCCGCCGCGCCTGCTCCACGAACAGCCGCACATGCGCCGGCAGCCGCTTCCCCCGCCGCCACGCGATCTGCGTGA
- the mqnP gene encoding menaquinone biosynthesis prenyltransferase MqnP, with amino-acid sequence MTTAAVPGAQPGRTKAFLRLVMIEHSVFALPFAYIASLTAMFQLDRRIHWWTLFLVTVCMVGLRTFAMACNRIIDREIDARNPRTANRELVTGAVSVRSAWTGAGVAVVVFLGAAALLNPLCLALAPLAVIPMVVYPYGKRFTNFPHAILGLAQSIGPIGAWLAVSGEWSWDAVILGLAVGIWIGGFDLIFACQDVAADRAEGVMSVPARFGVPAALWGARASAVVTTGLLVWYALATDAGVFFWAGLVIVAAAFCYEHSIVKPHDLSRLNRAFFTVNGFIGIALFVCALLDLLVRGLTV; translated from the coding sequence GTGACCACCGCCGCCGTGCCCGGCGCCCAGCCGGGCCGTACCAAGGCGTTCCTCCGCCTCGTGATGATCGAGCACTCGGTCTTCGCGCTGCCCTTCGCGTACATCGCCTCGCTGACCGCGATGTTCCAGCTGGACCGGCGGATCCACTGGTGGACGCTGTTCCTGGTGACGGTCTGCATGGTGGGTCTGCGGACCTTCGCCATGGCGTGCAACCGGATCATCGACCGGGAGATCGACGCCCGCAATCCGCGTACCGCCAACCGCGAGCTGGTGACCGGCGCGGTGTCGGTGCGGTCCGCGTGGACCGGCGCCGGCGTGGCGGTGGTCGTGTTCCTGGGCGCGGCGGCGCTGCTCAACCCGCTGTGCCTGGCGCTCGCGCCGCTCGCCGTGATCCCGATGGTGGTCTATCCGTACGGGAAGCGGTTCACCAACTTCCCGCACGCGATCCTCGGTCTCGCCCAGTCCATCGGCCCGATCGGCGCCTGGCTGGCGGTGTCGGGGGAGTGGTCCTGGGACGCGGTGATCCTCGGCCTCGCGGTCGGCATCTGGATCGGCGGCTTCGACCTGATCTTCGCCTGCCAGGACGTCGCCGCCGACCGGGCGGAGGGCGTCATGTCGGTCCCGGCCCGCTTCGGAGTCCCGGCCGCCCTGTGGGGTGCGCGGGCGTCGGCGGTCGTGACCACGGGCCTGCTGGTCTGGTACGCGCTGGCCACGGACGCGGGTGTGTTCTTTTGGGCCGGACTGGTGATCGTGGCGGCGGCGTTCTGCTACGAGCACTCGATCGTGAAGCCGCACGACCTGTCCCGCCTGAACCGGGCGTTCTTCACCGTCAACGGTTTCATCGGCATCGCGCTCTTCGTGTGCGCGCTGCTCGACCTGCTGGTGCGCGGGCTGACGGTCTAG
- a CDS encoding menaquinone biosynthesis decarboxylase translates to MAYDDLRSLLRALEREGDLKRIKAEVDPYLEVGEIVDRVNKAGGPALLFENVKGSAMPLAMNVFGTDRRLLKALGLKSYEEISEKIGGLLKPELPHGFVGVREAFGKLGSMVHVPPKKVKEAPVQEVVLTGDDVDLDRLPALFTWPKDGGSFFNLGLTHTKHPETGVRNLGLYRLQRHDKRTIGMHWQIHKDSRNHYAVAAERGERLPVAIAFGCPPAVTYASTAPLPGDIDEYLFAGFVQGKRIEMVDCKTVPLQVPAQAEVVIEGWLEPGEMLPEGPFGDHTGFYTPQEPFPALKIDCVTMRKRPLLQSIVVGRPPTEDGPLGRATERFFLPLLKIIVPDIVDYHLPESGGFHNCAIVSIDKKYPKHAQKVMHAIWGAHMMSLTKLIIVVDKDCDVHDLHEVSWRALGNTDYARDLTVVEGPVDHLDHASYQQFWGGKAGIDATRKLPEEGYTRDGGWPDMVESDPATAALVDRRWKEYGL, encoded by the coding sequence ATGGCTTACGACGATCTCCGCTCGCTGCTCCGGGCGCTGGAGCGCGAAGGCGACCTCAAGCGCATCAAGGCCGAAGTCGATCCGTACCTGGAGGTCGGGGAGATCGTCGACCGGGTGAACAAGGCGGGAGGCCCGGCGCTGCTCTTCGAGAACGTGAAGGGCTCCGCCATGCCGCTCGCGATGAACGTCTTCGGGACGGACCGCCGGCTGCTCAAGGCGCTCGGCCTGAAGTCGTACGAGGAGATCAGCGAGAAGATCGGCGGTCTCCTCAAGCCGGAGCTGCCGCACGGCTTCGTCGGGGTCCGCGAGGCCTTCGGGAAGCTGGGCTCGATGGTCCACGTGCCCCCGAAGAAGGTCAAAGAGGCACCGGTCCAGGAGGTCGTGCTCACCGGCGACGACGTCGACCTCGACCGGCTGCCGGCCCTCTTCACCTGGCCGAAGGACGGCGGCTCCTTCTTCAACCTGGGGCTCACCCACACCAAGCACCCGGAGACGGGCGTACGGAATCTCGGCCTCTACCGGCTCCAGCGCCACGACAAGCGCACCATCGGCATGCACTGGCAGATCCACAAGGACAGCCGCAACCACTACGCGGTGGCCGCCGAGCGCGGTGAGCGGCTGCCGGTCGCGATCGCCTTCGGCTGTCCGCCGGCCGTGACGTACGCCTCGACGGCGCCGCTGCCGGGCGACATCGACGAGTACCTCTTCGCCGGCTTCGTGCAGGGCAAGCGGATCGAGATGGTCGACTGCAAGACCGTCCCGCTCCAGGTCCCGGCGCAGGCGGAGGTCGTGATCGAGGGCTGGCTGGAGCCGGGCGAGATGCTGCCGGAGGGGCCCTTCGGCGACCACACCGGCTTCTACACGCCGCAGGAGCCGTTCCCGGCGCTGAAGATCGACTGCGTCACGATGCGGAAGCGTCCGCTGCTGCAGTCGATCGTGGTCGGCCGGCCGCCGACCGAGGACGGGCCGCTCGGGCGGGCGACGGAGCGGTTCTTCCTGCCGCTGCTCAAGATCATCGTGCCGGACATCGTGGACTACCACCTGCCGGAGTCCGGCGGCTTCCACAACTGCGCGATCGTCTCGATCGACAAGAAGTACCCGAAGCACGCGCAGAAGGTCATGCACGCCATCTGGGGCGCGCACATGATGTCGCTGACCAAGCTGATCATCGTGGTCGACAAGGACTGCGACGTGCACGACCTGCACGAGGTGTCCTGGCGGGCCCTCGGCAACACCGACTACGCCCGCGACCTCACGGTCGTCGAGGGCCCGGTGGACCATCTGGACCATGCCTCCTACCAGCAGTTCTGGGGTGGGAAGGCCGGTATCGACGCCACCAGGAAGCTGCCCGAGGAGGGCTACACCCGGGACGGCGGCTGGCCGGACATGGTCGAGTCGGACCCGGCGACGGCGGCCCTGGTGGACCGCCGCTGGAAGGAGTACGGGCTGTGA
- a CDS encoding PLD nuclease N-terminal domain-containing protein, with amino-acid sequence MLRALMYILPLALTIYAFIDCLNTPEDEAKHLPKVVWVIIILLFWIVGPIVWFAAGKMRRAPAGGRTPSEWHRNHRHEWVAPDDNPEFLKSLREDNKKDEALLKDWEADLRRREEELKRRERGEESES; translated from the coding sequence ATGCTCAGGGCGCTGATGTACATCCTGCCGCTGGCGCTGACGATCTACGCGTTCATCGACTGCCTCAACACCCCCGAGGACGAGGCCAAGCACCTGCCCAAGGTGGTCTGGGTCATCATCATCCTGCTCTTCTGGATCGTCGGACCCATCGTCTGGTTCGCCGCCGGCAAGATGCGCCGTGCCCCGGCCGGCGGCCGCACGCCCAGCGAGTGGCACCGCAACCACCGCCACGAGTGGGTCGCCCCGGACGACAACCCCGAGTTCCTGAAGTCGCTGCGCGAGGACAACAAGAAGGACGAGGCGCTCCTGAAGGACTGGGAGGCCGACCTGCGCCGCCGCGAGGAGGAGCTGAAGCGCCGCGAGCGCGGGGAAGAGTCCGAGAGCTGA
- a CDS encoding Lrp/AsnC family transcriptional regulator, with protein MDAVDRQLIQALRENGRASYAELGRLVGLSGPSVTDRINRLEAAGVITGYRATVDAASLGLGVTALIGISLSDAADHEDVARRLKDLAEIEDCWFIAGDDSFMLKVRANDVDGLEKTIRRLSGTKGVSRTRTTIVLSTKWENRVGDLPEEV; from the coding sequence ATGGACGCCGTGGACAGGCAGCTCATCCAGGCCCTGCGTGAGAACGGTCGCGCCTCGTACGCCGAACTCGGCCGGCTCGTCGGGCTCTCCGGCCCCTCCGTGACCGACCGCATCAACCGCCTGGAGGCCGCCGGTGTCATCACCGGCTACCGCGCCACCGTCGACGCGGCCTCCCTCGGCCTCGGCGTCACCGCGCTCATCGGCATCTCGCTCTCCGACGCCGCCGACCACGAGGACGTGGCCCGCCGCCTGAAGGACCTGGCCGAGATCGAGGACTGCTGGTTCATCGCCGGCGACGACTCCTTCATGCTCAAGGTCCGCGCCAACGACGTCGACGGCCTGGAGAAGACCATCCGCCGGCTCTCCGGCACCAAGGGCGTCTCCCGCACCCGCACCACGATCGTGCTCTCCACCAAGTGGGAGAACCGGGTCGGGGATCTGCCCGAAGAGGTCTGA
- a CDS encoding UbiX family flavin prenyltransferase, translating into MEPNNSKQRRPWVVGVSGASGTPYAAAVLRGLLAAGEDVDLIVSRASRLTLLDETGIAFRDAHWREDLAAWLARGADGKPDTFDAEVSGVRFWPAGDLAAGPSSGSYPVKGMLVVPASTAAVAGIALGLSKDLLQRVASVTLKERRPLVVVVRETPLNGQTLRHMVALDEAGAVVLPASPAFYTGATHIQDLVDFVAGRVLDAAGVPHELYRRWEGELGGAAPRPD; encoded by the coding sequence GTGGAGCCGAACAACAGCAAGCAGCGTCGTCCCTGGGTGGTCGGGGTGTCGGGGGCGTCGGGGACGCCCTATGCCGCCGCCGTGCTGCGGGGGCTGCTGGCCGCGGGGGAGGACGTCGACCTGATCGTCTCGCGGGCCTCGCGGCTGACGCTGCTCGACGAGACGGGGATCGCCTTCCGGGACGCGCACTGGCGCGAGGACCTGGCGGCGTGGCTGGCGCGGGGCGCCGACGGGAAGCCGGACACCTTCGACGCCGAGGTGAGCGGCGTGCGGTTCTGGCCGGCCGGTGACCTGGCGGCCGGGCCGTCCTCGGGCTCGTACCCCGTCAAGGGGATGCTGGTGGTGCCGGCGTCGACGGCCGCGGTGGCGGGGATCGCGCTCGGGCTTTCGAAGGACCTGCTGCAGCGGGTGGCGAGCGTGACGCTCAAGGAGCGCCGGCCGCTGGTGGTCGTCGTGCGGGAGACGCCGCTGAACGGGCAGACCCTCAGGCACATGGTGGCGCTGGACGAGGCGGGCGCCGTGGTGCTGCCCGCCTCTCCGGCGTTCTATACGGGGGCGACGCACATCCAGGACCTCGTGGACTTCGTCGCCGGGCGGGTGCTCGATGCGGCAGGGGTGCCGCACGAGCTGTACCGCCGGTGGGAGGGAGAGCTCGGTGGTGCCGCTCCCCGCCCGGACTAG